The following are encoded together in the Salmonella enterica subsp. enterica serovar Choleraesuis genome:
- the trmH gene encoding tRNA (guanosine(18)-2'-O)-methyltransferase, translating into MNPQRYARIREMLALRQPDLTVCMEQVHKPHNVSAIIRTADAVGVHEVHAVWPGSRMRTMASAAAGSNSWVQVKTHPTIKEAVTTLKSQGMQILATNLSATAVDFREIDYTLPTCILMGQEKTGITEEALALADRDIIIPMIGMVQSLNVSVASALILYEAQRQRQNAGMYQREHSSLDFAEQQRLLFEGGYPVLARVAKRKGLPYPLVNDQGEVEASAEWWATMQAAK; encoded by the coding sequence ATGAATCCTCAGCGTTACGCGCGGATCCGAGAAATGCTGGCCCTGCGCCAGCCTGATTTAACGGTCTGCATGGAACAGGTCCACAAACCACACAATGTTTCCGCCATTATTCGCACCGCAGATGCGGTAGGCGTCCATGAAGTTCACGCCGTATGGCCGGGCAGCCGCATGCGCACCATGGCTTCGGCAGCCGCAGGCAGCAACAGTTGGGTGCAGGTAAAAACCCACCCAACGATTAAAGAGGCGGTCACCACCCTTAAGTCTCAGGGGATGCAGATACTGGCGACCAATTTGTCCGCGACTGCCGTTGATTTCCGTGAAATAGATTACACGCTTCCAACCTGTATCCTGATGGGGCAGGAAAAAACGGGGATCACCGAAGAGGCTCTGGCCCTGGCCGATCGCGACATCATCATTCCGATGATCGGTATGGTTCAGTCACTCAATGTCTCCGTCGCTTCAGCGCTCATCCTCTATGAGGCTCAGCGCCAGCGTCAAAATGCCGGGATGTATCAGCGCGAACATAGTTCGCTGGATTTTGCCGAACAGCAGCGTCTGTTATTTGAGGGTGGATATCCGGTACTGGCGCGCGTCGCAAAACGTAAAGGCCTGCCCTATCCACTGGTTAATGACCAGGGCGAGGTAGAAGCCTCCGCCGAATGGTGGGCGACCATGCAGGCCGCTAAATAA
- the inaA gene encoding hypothetical protein, whose product MASPSVLAEFQKWWATEGNWVEEPNERRNGMSGVQCIERDGKTLYVKRMTEHLYRSVLHPFGRPTIVREIQVIRELERVGVNVPKIVFGQALKIDGQWRALLVTEDMKGFICIGDWYEKHAVTPFSDEVRLEMLRQVAHAFKGMHSIRRQHGSCYVRHIYVKTEGQIEAGFLDLEKSRRRWTKNQAIQHDFKQLEKYLDPIPAADWQYVKDYYATL is encoded by the coding sequence ATGGCATCTCCATCAGTACTGGCAGAATTTCAAAAATGGTGGGCAACCGAGGGTAACTGGGTGGAGGAGCCCAACGAGCGCCGTAACGGTATGAGCGGGGTTCAGTGCATTGAGCGTGACGGTAAGACCCTGTACGTGAAGCGTATGACGGAGCACCTTTACCGTTCGGTTCTTCATCCATTTGGCCGTCCGACTATTGTGCGTGAAATCCAGGTTATTCGAGAACTGGAGCGCGTAGGGGTAAATGTCCCAAAAATTGTTTTTGGTCAGGCGCTAAAAATAGATGGTCAGTGGCGAGCTCTGCTGGTGACCGAAGATATGAAAGGGTTCATTTGTATTGGGGACTGGTACGAGAAGCATGCGGTGACCCCATTCTCGGATGAGGTTCGCCTTGAAATGCTGCGCCAGGTCGCACACGCCTTTAAAGGTATGCATAGCATCCGTCGCCAGCACGGTAGCTGCTATGTTCGTCATATCTATGTGAAGACCGAAGGTCAGATTGAAGCAGGTTTCCTGGATTTGGAGAAGAGCCGTCGCCGCTGGACTAAAAACCAGGCGATTCAGCATGATTTTAAACAGCTGGAGAAATACCTGGACCCAATCCCTGCCGCCGACTGGCAATATGTGAAGGATTACTACGCCACCCTTTAA
- the gmk gene encoding guanylate kinase has product MAQGTLYIVSAPSGAGKSSLIQALLKTQPLYDTQVSVSHTTRGMRPGEAHGEHYFFVSREEFQTMIARDAFLEHAEVFGNYYGTSRETIEQVLATGVDIFLDIDWQGAAQIRQKMPEARSIFILPPSKLELDRRLRGRGQDSEEVIARRMEQAVAEMSHYAEYDYLIVNDDFDTALGDLKTIIRGERLRMSRQKQRHGALITKLLAD; this is encoded by the coding sequence ATGGCTCAAGGCACGCTTTATATAGTTTCCGCCCCTAGCGGCGCGGGTAAATCCAGCCTGATTCAGGCATTATTGAAGACTCAGCCTCTGTACGATACTCAGGTCTCGGTATCGCACACGACGCGTGGTATGCGTCCAGGTGAAGCGCACGGAGAACACTATTTCTTCGTGAGCCGTGAAGAGTTTCAAACCATGATCGCCCGTGATGCGTTTCTGGAGCATGCGGAAGTATTCGGTAATTATTATGGAACTTCCCGCGAAACCATCGAGCAGGTATTGGCGACTGGTGTCGACATATTCCTGGATATCGACTGGCAGGGCGCAGCTCAGATTCGCCAAAAGATGCCTGAAGCGCGCAGTATTTTCATTCTGCCGCCGTCTAAGCTCGAATTAGACCGCCGCCTGCGCGGTCGCGGCCAGGACAGCGAAGAAGTCATTGCCCGCCGCATGGAGCAGGCAGTGGCAGAAATGAGCCACTACGCAGAATATGATTATCTAATCGTCAACGATGACTTTGATACCGCGTTGGGCGATTTAAAAACAATCATTCGCGGCGAGCGGCTGCGAATGAGCCGTCAAAAGCAACGACATGGTGCTTTAATCACCAAACTATTGGCAGACTGA
- the yijP gene encoding phosphoethanolamine transferase CptA: MTTSSSQHIQSRFDWKALMWALLFFWFFSTALQVVIVAAGESGAIGLRDSLLYSSLWLIPILLFPRFTKPIAAVIGIILWLTSVGAIAYYVIYGQEFSQSVLFVLFESNAGEASEFMSQYLSWHLVLVILAYTAAAIFLWTRLRPVVLPNRWRYLAALAIFYSLLVHPFAMSMLKGNGISHAKTRLLNRMEPAAPWQLVSGYYKYRAQLDDLQDQLQSNQALPPLKNLTDSSGNAPRTLVLIIGESTQRNRLSLYGYGRETTPNLDALHKQDKNFTVFNDVVTSRPYTIEILEQALTFADEKHPDLYLTQPSLMNMMKQAGYKTFWITNQQSMTKRNTMLTVFSKQTDEQFYMNQQRNQSARQYDSDVLTPFEKVLKDPAPKKLIIVHLLGTHINYKYRYPETFDKFKGRDAAVPAGVSDDNLETYNSYDNAVLFNDHVVSSLIKDYKATDPNGFLLYFSDHGEEVYDTPPHDIQGRNEEAPTRHMYNIPFMVWTSPKWATAHPRNFAPLVNRKYSSSELIHTWSDLAGIKYDGWDPTRSLVNPLFAQVPRWIGNPEHQSKLHDYDLLPYGPVDTKAQSK, from the coding sequence ATGACCACCTCTAGTTCTCAACATATTCAGTCTCGTTTCGACTGGAAAGCGCTGATGTGGGCGCTGCTGTTTTTCTGGTTTTTCTCTACCGCTTTGCAAGTAGTAATCGTTGCAGCCGGGGAAAGTGGCGCTATCGGCCTGCGTGACTCCCTGCTTTACAGCTCGTTATGGCTGATTCCGATTCTGCTATTTCCAAGATTCACTAAGCCAATCGCCGCCGTTATTGGGATAATCCTCTGGCTGACCTCTGTCGGGGCTATTGCTTATTACGTTATCTACGGGCAGGAGTTCTCTCAGAGCGTTCTGTTCGTACTGTTTGAAAGCAACGCCGGCGAAGCCAGTGAATTTATGAGCCAGTATCTGAGCTGGCATCTGGTGCTGGTTATTCTGGCCTATACCGCCGCAGCCATCTTTTTATGGACACGCCTGCGCCCGGTCGTACTGCCTAATCGGTGGCGATACCTGGCAGCGCTGGCAATATTCTACAGCCTGCTGGTACACCCGTTTGCTATGTCGATGTTGAAGGGGAATGGCATAAGCCACGCCAAAACCCGACTACTTAACCGCATGGAGCCCGCCGCTCCGTGGCAGCTGGTATCCGGTTATTATAAATATCGTGCTCAACTGGATGATCTTCAGGACCAGTTGCAAAGCAACCAGGCATTACCGCCGCTGAAAAATCTGACTGATTCTAGCGGCAATGCACCACGCACATTAGTTCTAATTATTGGTGAATCGACCCAGCGTAACCGTCTGAGCCTCTATGGATATGGCCGGGAAACTACGCCAAATCTGGATGCGTTACATAAGCAGGATAAAAACTTCACCGTCTTCAATGATGTCGTGACGTCTCGCCCTTATACCATCGAGATTCTCGAACAAGCGCTGACGTTTGCCGACGAGAAGCACCCGGATTTATATCTGACCCAGCCTTCATTGATGAACATGATGAAGCAGGCAGGTTATAAAACATTCTGGATAACTAATCAGCAGTCCATGACTAAGCGAAATACCATGTTAACGGTATTTTCTAAGCAGACTGACGAGCAGTTTTACATGAACCAGCAGCGCAATCAGAGCGCCCGCCAGTACGATTCCGATGTACTGACTCCGTTCGAAAAAGTGCTCAAAGATCCGGCGCCTAAAAAACTTATCATCGTTCATCTGCTTGGTACTCATATCAACTACAAGTACCGGTATCCAGAGACTTTCGATAAATTCAAAGGCCGGGATGCAGCCGTACCAGCAGGGGTATCAGACGATAATCTGGAAACTTACAACAGTTACGATAATGCGGTGCTGTTTAATGACCACGTAGTCTCTTCTTTGATTAAGGACTACAAAGCGACTGACCCGAATGGATTCTTGCTTTATTTCTCTGATCACGGTGAAGAGGTTTACGATACTCCACCTCATGACATTCAGGGACGTAATGAAGAAGCCCCTACCCGTCATATGTATAACATTCCATTTATGGTCTGGACGTCACCAAAATGGGCAACGGCGCATCCTCGCAACTTTGCTCCACTGGTAAACCGTAAATACAGCAGCTCAGAACTTATCCACACATGGTCTGATCTGGCGGGAATTAAATACGATGGCTGGGATCCAACCCGTAGCCTGGTAAACCCGCTGTTTGCACAGGTACCGCGTTGGATTGGTAATCCGGAACATCAAAGTAAGTTACACGACTATGATCTGCTGCCATACGGGCCAGTTGATACCAAAGCGCAGAGTAAATAA
- the recG gene encoding ATP-dependent DNA helicase RecG, translating to MKGQLLDAIPLNTLTGVGASQSDKLARLGLHTVQDLLLHLPLRYEDHTQLYSIGSLLPGVWGSVEGEVVNCQVLFGRRRMMVCQISDGTGILTMRFFNFNAGMKNSFSTGRRVLAYGEAKRGQHGAEMIHPEYRLQDNVSAPELEETLTPVYPTTEGVRQATLRKLTDQALKVLDTCAIQELLPPELVHGMMSLPEALRTLHRPPPSLRLAELETGQHPAQQRLILEELLAHNLSMLALRAGAQRYHAQPLTKSPALKNQFLSALPFSPTGAQQRVVAEIEHDLEQDIPMMRLVQGDVGSGKTLVAALAALRAIAHGKQVALMAPTELLAEQHATNFRNWFEPLGIEVGWLAGKQKGKARQAQQEAIAEGRVQMIVGTHAIFQEQIRFSGLALVIIDEQHRFGVHQRLALWEKGEQQGFHPHQLIMTATPIPRTLAMTAYADLDTSTIDELPPGRTPVTTVAIADTRRADIIERVRHACKQEGRQAYWVCTLIEESDLLEAQAAEATWQELQLALSELRIGLVHGRMKPQEKQSVMQSFKQGELDLLVATTVIEVGVDVPNASLMIIENPERLGLAQLHQLRGRVGRGAIASHCVLLYKSPLSKTAQRRLQVLRDSNDGFVIAQQDLEIRGPGELLGTRQTGNAEFKVADLLRDQALIPQVQKLARHIHEQYPQQAAALISRWMPETERYSNA from the coding sequence ATGAAAGGCCAGCTACTGGATGCCATACCGCTCAATACCCTGACCGGCGTAGGTGCCAGTCAGAGCGATAAGCTGGCCCGCCTTGGCCTGCATACTGTGCAGGATCTGCTGCTGCATTTGCCGCTACGCTATGAAGACCATACTCAGCTCTATTCCATCGGCTCACTGCTTCCCGGAGTATGGGGCTCGGTAGAGGGTGAGGTTGTTAATTGCCAGGTTCTTTTTGGCCGCCGCCGTATGATGGTCTGCCAGATTAGTGACGGCACCGGCATCCTGACCATGCGCTTTTTTAATTTCAACGCTGGAATGAAAAATAGCTTCAGCACTGGCCGCCGGGTGCTGGCCTATGGTGAAGCAAAGCGTGGCCAACACGGCGCAGAAATGATCCATCCGGAATATCGTCTCCAGGACAATGTCTCCGCGCCAGAATTAGAAGAAACGCTGACCCCCGTCTATCCCACAACCGAAGGCGTGCGCCAGGCAACGCTGCGCAAGCTCACCGACCAGGCGCTGAAGGTGCTGGACACCTGCGCCATCCAGGAGCTTCTTCCTCCTGAACTCGTCCATGGCATGATGAGCCTGCCAGAAGCGTTGCGCACGCTGCACCGCCCGCCGCCATCATTACGCCTGGCCGAGCTGGAAACCGGGCAGCATCCGGCCCAGCAGCGTCTGATACTTGAAGAATTATTGGCTCACAATCTCAGTATGCTGGCACTACGCGCCGGTGCTCAGCGCTATCACGCACAACCGCTGACTAAAAGCCCGGCGCTGAAAAATCAGTTCCTTTCCGCCCTGCCATTCTCGCCTACCGGCGCGCAGCAGCGAGTTGTGGCCGAAATTGAACACGACCTTGAGCAGGACATCCCAATGATGCGCCTGGTTCAGGGGGACGTAGGCTCAGGTAAAACGTTGGTAGCCGCACTGGCGGCATTACGCGCCATCGCCCACGGCAAGCAGGTTGCACTGATGGCACCTACCGAACTTCTGGCTGAGCAGCATGCCACTAATTTCCGTAACTGGTTTGAACCCTTGGGTATCGAAGTTGGCTGGCTGGCCGGAAAACAAAAAGGCAAGGCCCGACAAGCCCAGCAAGAGGCTATTGCCGAAGGCCGGGTGCAGATGATTGTCGGAACCCATGCCATATTTCAGGAGCAGATCCGCTTTTCCGGGCTGGCTCTGGTTATTATTGATGAGCAGCATCGCTTTGGGGTTCACCAGCGGCTGGCGCTATGGGAAAAAGGTGAGCAGCAAGGCTTCCACCCCCATCAGCTAATTATGACCGCCACGCCTATTCCGCGCACCCTGGCAATGACGGCTTACGCCGATCTCGACACATCAACTATCGACGAGCTTCCACCTGGCCGTACGCCGGTAACAACCGTCGCCATCGCCGATACCCGCCGTGCGGATATCATCGAGCGGGTACGCCACGCCTGTAAGCAGGAAGGTCGCCAGGCATACTGGGTATGTACGCTGATTGAAGAGTCCGATTTACTTGAGGCTCAGGCGGCGGAAGCCACCTGGCAGGAGCTGCAACTGGCGCTAAGCGAGCTGCGCATCGGTCTGGTTCACGGCCGTATGAAGCCCCAGGAAAAGCAGAGCGTGATGCAATCCTTCAAACAAGGTGAATTGGATCTGCTTGTCGCAACGACGGTGATTGAGGTTGGGGTAGATGTTCCTAACGCCAGTCTGATGATTATCGAAAACCCAGAACGGCTTGGACTGGCACAGCTTCATCAGCTTCGCGGACGCGTCGGACGAGGCGCTATCGCCTCACACTGTGTATTACTCTATAAATCACCGCTGTCAAAAACCGCCCAGCGCCGTCTGCAGGTCTTACGCGATAGCAACGACGGATTTGTTATTGCTCAGCAGGATCTGGAGATCCGCGGGCCGGGCGAACTGCTCGGCACCCGTCAGACCGGGAATGCCGAGTTTAAAGTAGCCGATCTGCTACGCGACCAGGCATTAATCCCGCAGGTACAGAAGCTCGCCCGCCATATCCACGAGCAGTATCCGCAGCAGGCGGCCGCGCTAATTAGCCGCTGGATGCCTGAAACCGAGCGCTACTCTAATGCCTGA
- the ligB gene encoding DNA ligase B, which produces MKLIRFVAGAVFTIASAAMADCPSWQGNHASVAIANLQRQLRQMDEAYFNRAVSLVSDVEYDRLQARLQQWERCFQFPTRSPSIGASVAGGVEHPVPHTGVTKLPDRAAVAAWMKGQNHLWIQPKIDGVAVTLVYQRGKLVRLISRGDGLHGQNLTALGLNIPAIPKKVKGPLENSVLQGELFWRQKGHIQQKMGGLNARNKVAGVLHRKVSETQYPEIGLFIWAWPDGPKTMTERLKLLAVSGFRDSQRWSYLVSGIDEVQKWRQHWFSSPLPFVTDGVVIHQEKQPPGRFWRPSQGSWRAAWKYPAPQRISEVREIVFTRGRTGKVAVVLQLEPAVLGDKRVQRVNVGSLKRWQEMDIAPHDLVMISLAGQGIPRLDKVAWRDPQRDKPQPPQSQGRTDCLFYSDLCRQQFLAHLTWASGRDVLDIPGINFASWQLLHLRWQFRHLFSWLSLTLNDLQHTQGLNARKAQQIWMRFQQARRLPFKRWLLALGIPVPREALRLLPDENWIQVAARDESAWRALPGIGHERARQLQAFVRQPEVQALVRELEQLQIPGFILSGPQIKQRYP; this is translated from the coding sequence ATGAAGCTGATACGTTTTGTTGCAGGGGCTGTTTTCACCATCGCTTCAGCTGCTATGGCTGATTGCCCGTCATGGCAGGGGAACCATGCCAGCGTGGCAATTGCCAACCTTCAAAGACAATTACGGCAAATGGATGAAGCCTATTTTAATCGGGCAGTCAGCCTGGTAAGCGATGTCGAATACGATCGGCTTCAGGCTCGATTGCAGCAATGGGAGCGTTGTTTTCAATTTCCGACTCGCTCGCCATCGATTGGTGCCTCGGTTGCAGGAGGAGTTGAGCATCCTGTTCCACATACCGGTGTGACCAAGCTGCCAGATAGAGCGGCGGTAGCCGCCTGGATGAAAGGGCAAAACCATCTTTGGATCCAGCCTAAAATTGATGGTGTGGCTGTTACTCTGGTTTATCAGCGTGGAAAACTAGTCCGTTTAATCAGCCGGGGCGATGGCCTGCATGGACAGAACTTAACCGCATTGGGGCTGAATATTCCGGCTATTCCTAAAAAGGTGAAGGGCCCGCTGGAAAACAGCGTCTTGCAGGGCGAGCTATTCTGGCGGCAAAAGGGACATATCCAGCAAAAGATGGGCGGATTAAATGCCAGAAATAAAGTTGCTGGCGTTCTGCACCGCAAAGTATCCGAAACTCAATATCCTGAAATTGGGCTCTTTATCTGGGCATGGCCAGATGGCCCGAAGACGATGACTGAACGGCTTAAGCTGCTCGCTGTAAGTGGCTTTAGAGATAGTCAGCGCTGGAGTTATCTAGTATCAGGCATTGATGAGGTTCAAAAATGGCGTCAGCACTGGTTTAGCAGCCCGCTGCCTTTTGTAACGGATGGCGTTGTGATTCATCAAGAAAAACAGCCGCCAGGCCGCTTCTGGCGTCCTTCTCAGGGGAGCTGGAGAGCAGCGTGGAAATATCCGGCCCCGCAGAGGATTTCTGAAGTCAGGGAGATTGTTTTCACAAGGGGACGTACAGGGAAAGTTGCCGTGGTATTGCAACTGGAGCCTGCTGTATTAGGAGATAAGCGAGTTCAGCGAGTTAATGTTGGTTCTCTAAAGCGCTGGCAGGAAATGGATATCGCTCCACATGATTTAGTGATGATTAGCCTTGCAGGCCAGGGCATTCCAAGACTGGATAAAGTGGCATGGCGTGATCCACAGAGAGATAAACCGCAGCCTCCACAGTCTCAGGGGCGTACCGATTGTCTGTTCTACAGTGATTTATGCCGTCAGCAGTTTCTGGCCCATCTGACCTGGGCCAGCGGCAGAGATGTACTTGATATTCCGGGTATCAATTTTGCCAGCTGGCAGTTACTGCATTTGCGCTGGCAGTTTCGACATCTGTTTTCCTGGCTCTCATTAACGCTGAATGACCTGCAGCATACGCAGGGGCTAAATGCCCGTAAGGCTCAGCAGATATGGATGCGATTTCAGCAGGCTCGCCGTCTACCCTTTAAACGCTGGCTGCTGGCGTTAGGTATACCTGTGCCTCGTGAAGCATTACGTCTGTTGCCCGATGAAAACTGGATTCAGGTGGCCGCCCGGGATGAAAGTGCGTGGCGCGCTTTGCCGGGTATCGGGCATGAGCGAGCGCGCCAATTACAGGCATTTGTCAGGCAGCCAGAAGTTCAGGCTCTTGTTAGAGAACTGGAGCAATTGCAGATTCCAGGCTTTATCTTGTCAGGCCCACAGATAAAACAACGTTACCCATAG
- the spoT gene encoding guanosine-3',5'-bis(diphosphate) 3'-pyrophosphohydrolase, whose amino-acid sequence MYLFESLNQLIQTYLPEDQIKRLQQAYLVARDAHEGQTRSSGEPYITHPVAVACILAEMKLDYETLMAALLHDVIEDTPATYQDMEQLFGKSVAELVEGVSKLDKLKFRDKKEAQAENFRKMIMAMVQDIRVILIKLADRTHNMRTLGSLRPDKRRRIARETLEIYSPLAHRLGIHHIKTELEELGFEALYPNRYRVIKEVVKAARGNRKEMIQKILSEIEGRLQEADIPCRVSGREKHLYSIYCKMVLKEQRFHSIMDIYAFRVIVKDVDTCYRVLGQMHSLYKPRPGRVKDYIAIPKANGYQSLHTSMIGPHGVPVEVQIRTEDMDQMAEMGVAAHWAYKEQGETSTTAQIRAQRWMQSLLELQQSAGSSFEFIESVKSDLFPDEIYVFTPEGRIVELPTGSTPVDFAYAVHTDIGHACVGARVDRQPYPLSQALASGQTVEIITAPGARPNAAWLNFVVSSKARAKIRQMLKNLKRDDSVSLGRRLLNHALGGSRKLAEVPPENIQRELDRMKLSSLDDLLAEIGLGNAMSVVIARNLMQTDNAVPLIDGPDNNTSHLPIKGADGVLITFAKCCRPIPGDPIVAHVSPGKGLVIHHESCRNIRGFQKEPEKFMAVEWAKETEQEFITEIKVDMFNHQGALANLTAAINTAASSIQSLNTEEKDGRVYTTFIRLTVRDRIHLANVMRKIRVMPDVIKVNRNRN is encoded by the coding sequence TTGTATCTGTTTGAAAGCCTGAATCAGCTGATTCAAACCTATCTGCCTGAAGATCAAATAAAACGTCTTCAGCAAGCCTATCTCGTGGCCCGCGATGCACACGAAGGCCAGACACGTTCAAGCGGTGAACCTTATATTACCCATCCTGTAGCCGTTGCCTGCATTCTGGCCGAGATGAAACTCGACTATGAAACGCTGATGGCCGCGTTGCTGCACGATGTTATCGAAGATACGCCTGCCACTTATCAGGATATGGAGCAGCTGTTTGGTAAAAGCGTTGCCGAACTGGTAGAAGGCGTATCCAAACTCGATAAACTGAAGTTCCGCGACAAGAAAGAGGCTCAGGCCGAAAACTTCCGCAAAATGATTATGGCGATGGTGCAGGATATCCGCGTCATTCTGATCAAGCTTGCCGACCGCACCCACAACATGCGCACCCTCGGCTCGCTGCGTCCGGATAAGCGCCGTCGCATCGCCCGCGAAACCCTGGAAATTTACAGTCCTCTGGCCCACCGTCTGGGCATTCACCATATAAAAACCGAGCTGGAAGAGCTTGGGTTTGAAGCTCTTTACCCGAACCGTTATCGGGTCATTAAAGAGGTGGTGAAAGCCGCTCGCGGTAACCGCAAAGAGATGATTCAAAAAATCCTCTCTGAAATTGAAGGCCGCTTGCAGGAAGCCGATATCCCATGCCGGGTTTCGGGACGAGAAAAACATCTGTACTCGATTTACTGCAAAATGGTGCTCAAAGAGCAGCGCTTTCACTCCATTATGGATATCTACGCTTTTCGGGTAATCGTTAAAGATGTAGATACCTGCTATCGGGTGCTGGGCCAGATGCACAGCCTGTATAAGCCGCGCCCAGGGCGGGTTAAAGATTATATCGCTATCCCTAAGGCTAACGGATATCAGTCGCTCCATACCTCAATGATTGGGCCTCACGGGGTTCCGGTCGAAGTGCAAATCCGCACCGAAGATATGGACCAAATGGCTGAGATGGGTGTTGCCGCTCACTGGGCATATAAAGAACAAGGTGAGACCAGCACGACCGCACAGATCCGCGCCCAGCGCTGGATGCAAAGCCTGCTGGAACTGCAACAAAGCGCAGGCAGCTCCTTTGAGTTTATCGAAAGCGTTAAATCCGATCTGTTCCCGGATGAAATCTACGTGTTCACTCCAGAAGGGCGAATCGTTGAGCTTCCAACCGGCTCCACTCCTGTCGACTTTGCTTATGCTGTGCATACCGATATCGGCCATGCCTGCGTCGGTGCACGGGTAGATCGCCAGCCGTATCCGCTTTCTCAGGCTCTGGCCAGCGGCCAGACGGTAGAAATTATTACCGCTCCGGGCGCACGCCCTAATGCGGCCTGGCTGAACTTTGTCGTGAGCTCCAAAGCTCGCGCTAAAATTCGTCAGATGCTGAAAAACCTTAAGCGAGATGACTCCGTAAGCCTTGGCCGCCGGTTGCTAAACCACGCACTGGGCGGTAGCCGCAAACTTGCGGAAGTCCCACCAGAGAATATTCAGCGCGAATTGGATCGCATGAAGCTCAGCAGCCTTGATGACCTGCTGGCTGAAATTGGTCTCGGCAACGCCATGAGTGTGGTCATTGCCCGTAACCTGATGCAGACCGATAACGCCGTACCGCTGATTGATGGGCCGGATAATAATACCAGCCACCTGCCAATTAAAGGCGCAGATGGCGTACTGATTACTTTTGCTAAATGCTGCCGCCCAATACCAGGCGACCCTATCGTGGCACACGTTAGCCCGGGTAAAGGTTTGGTCATTCACCACGAGTCCTGCCGAAATATTCGCGGCTTCCAGAAAGAGCCTGAGAAGTTTATGGCGGTCGAATGGGCAAAAGAGACCGAGCAAGAATTTATCACCGAAATTAAAGTCGATATGTTCAATCATCAGGGCGCGCTGGCAAACCTGACGGCAGCCATTAATACGGCAGCTTCAAGCATTCAAAGCCTGAATACCGAAGAAAAAGATGGCCGGGTCTACACCACCTTTATCCGCCTGACCGTGCGCGATCGTATCCATCTGGCGAACGTGATGCGCAAAATCCGTGTCATGCCGGATGTCATTAAAGTTAACCGCAATCGAAACTGA
- the rpoZ gene encoding DNA-directed RNA polymerase subunit omega → MARVTVQDAVEKIGNRFDLVLVAARRARQMQVGGKDPLVAEENDKTTVIALREIEEGLITNQILDSRERQEQQEQEAAELQAVTAIAEGRR, encoded by the coding sequence ATGGCACGCGTAACTGTTCAGGACGCTGTAGAGAAAATTGGTAACCGTTTTGACCTGGTGCTGGTCGCGGCACGTCGTGCGCGTCAGATGCAGGTAGGCGGCAAAGATCCGCTGGTTGCGGAAGAAAACGACAAAACCACCGTTATCGCTCTGCGCGAAATCGAAGAAGGTCTGATCACTAATCAGATCCTTGATTCTCGTGAGCGTCAGGAGCAGCAAGAGCAGGAAGCCGCAGAACTGCAGGCCGTTACTGCGATCGCCGAAGGTCGTCGTTAA